The Miscanthus floridulus cultivar M001 chromosome 7, ASM1932011v1, whole genome shotgun sequence genome includes a region encoding these proteins:
- the LOC136466313 gene encoding uncharacterized protein, which translates to MAVPHYAYLVLKMPLPAGVLALWANLSIAYACEIESLALTEATDLSIQMASMVTEAKTVPPDDMEILDLEPPHAFAKFKEVKEIGLGLDDPSKTVKIGAHLDPK; encoded by the coding sequence atggctgtaccacactacgcgtatctggtgctgaagatgccctTGCCTGCAGGAGTCctcgccctatgggccaacctctccatcgcctacgcctgtgagatagagagtctcgccctcaccgaagccactgacctctccatccagatggctagcatggtcaccgaagccaagacagtgccccccgatgacatggagatcctagacctAGAGCCTCCTCATGCCTTCGCCAAGttcaaggaagtcaaggagatcggcctaggcctcgatgacccctccaagaccgtgaagattggggctcaccttgaccccaaatag
- the LOC136464856 gene encoding thioredoxin-like 3-2, chloroplastic has protein sequence MAATPAHAAAAAGGGEAALSHGRTGVRPGPAPSRLGFLAKPSSRRAAISLLPGPRRAAPAAAAARERVAEEEGPVWVELDPVTSEQQLDRVLADAQQLDIPIVLLWMASWCRKCIYLKPKLEKLAAEYHPRIRFYCIDVNCVPQKLVNRAGVTKMPSIQLWSDSQKQAEVIGGHKSWLVIDDVRRMIEQEE, from the exons ATGGCCGCCACCCCAGCccacgcagcagcagccgccggcggcggcgaagcGGCGCTGTCCCACGGCCGAACTGGAGTCCGTCCGGGTCCGGCCCCATCCCGTCTCGGCTTCCTCGCCAAACCGTCCTCCCGCCGGGCCGCGATCTCTCTGTTGCCGGGGCCTCGCCGCGCGGctccggcggcggccgcggccaggGAGAGGGTCGCGGAGGAGGAGGGGCCCGTGTGGGTGGAGCTGGATCCCGTCACCAGCGAGCAGCAGCTGGACCGGGTCCTTGCGGACGCGCAGCAGCTCGACATCCCCATCGTCCTGCTCTG GATGGCGAGTTGGTGCAGAAAATGTATATATCTGAAACCTAAGCTTGAGAAGTTGGCAGCAGAATACCATCCAAG AATCCGGTTCTACTGTATCGATGTGAATTGTGTTCCACAAAAGCTTGTAAACCGTGCTGGAGTAACA AAGATGCCTTCTATACAG CTGTGGAGCGACTCCCAGAAACAGGCGGAGGTGATCGGCGGGCACAAATCTTGGCTGGTGATTGATGACGTCCGGAGGATGATCGAGCAGGAGGAATGA